The proteins below are encoded in one region of Pongo pygmaeus isolate AG05252 chromosome 20, NHGRI_mPonPyg2-v2.0_pri, whole genome shotgun sequence:
- the TMEM86B gene encoding lysoplasmalogenase TMEM86B, translated as MDASKAGQTLKTHCSAQRADVCRWLSPFILSCCVYFCLWIPEDQLSWFAALIKCLPVLCLAGFLWIMSPSGGYTRLLQGALVCSAVGDACLIWPEAFLPGMAAFATAHLLYVWAFGFSPLQPGLLLLIILASGPYLSLVLQHLEPDMVLPVAAYGLILMAVLWRGLARGGSAGWGVLLFTLSDGVLAWDTFAQPLPHARLVIMATYCAAQLLITLSALRSPVPKTD; from the exons ATGGACGCTAGCAAAGCGGGGCAGACCCTGAAGACTCACTGCTCAGCCCAG CGCGCAGATGTCTGCAGGTGGCTGAGCCCCTTCATCCTCTCCTGCTGCGTGTACTTCTGCCTCTGGATTCCCGAGGACCAGCTGTCCTGGTTCGCTGCCCTGATCAAGTGCCTGCCCGTCCTCTGCCTGGCCGGGTTCCTGTGGATCATGTCCCCAAGCGGGGGCTACACCCGGCTCCTCCAGGGAGCCCTTGTGTGCTCAGCTGTGGGGGACGCCTGCCTCATCTGGCCTGAAGCCTTCCTCCCTG GCATGGCCGCCTTTGCCACCGCCCACCTCCTCTACGTCTGGGCCTTCGGCTTCTCTCCCCTGCAGCCTGGCCTGCTGCTGCTCATCATCCTGGCCTCTGGCCCCTACCTCAGCCTTGTGCTCCAGCACCTTGAGCCGGATATGGTCCTGCCGGTGGCAGCCTACGGGCTGATACTGATGGCCGTGCTGTGGCGCGGCCTGGCCCGGGGCGGGAGTGCCGGCTGGGGTGTGCTGCTCTTCACACTGTCTGATGGCGTGCTGGCCTGGGACACCTtcgcccagcccctgccccatgCCCGCCTGGTGATCATGGCCACCTACTGTGCTGCCCAGCTCCTCATCACACTGTCAGCCCTCAGGAGCCCTGTGCCCAAGACTGACTGA